The Streptomyces taklimakanensis nucleotide sequence TCCTCGGCCGTCGACCAGTCCCCCGTCAGCCGGAAGGCGTGGTTGTAGACCGACTTCGCGTACCGGTCGAAGAGCGTTCCGAAGGCGTCGGCGTCACCGGACCGTATCCGGGCCCTCAGTTCCTCCTGGTTGGTCTCCACGCCCCTGTCACTGTCCGCTCGCCGAGGACCGGTTCCCGGGGCCGTCGGGCCGTCACAGTTCCCAGGTGTGCGTCCGGCCGCCGGGTTCGGCGTACGCGAGGGTCTGGGCCCGTGGCGTGACGCGGACGGTGAACCACTCGCGGCGGGGCCGGTTCAGCGTCCGCCACCGCGCGTGGGCGCGCTCGACCCGTTCCCACAGGTCCCGGGGCCCGGCGGCGACGACCGCCGCGCCGGACCGCCGGCCGTGGTCGGTCACCCGCGTGCGGGAGCCGTCCTCGGGGTCGTGCAGTGTGGTGACGTGCCGGCCGTCGTCGGTGCGGTGGTGGTCGCGTTCGACGGTCGGTCCCAGGTGGAGCTGGGCGAAGAAGGAGAACGTCCAGTCGTCCAGCACGCTGCCGGACAGCGGCGAGCCTCGGTGGTGTCCGTCCGCCGGTTCCGGGGGCGCCGCCGCCGGTCGGGGGCCGGACAGCAGCGGCATGAAGGCCGCCGGGGTGTGCAGCAGGTGTCCGGCGGCGGTCCCGTCCGGGAGCTTCGTCAGTCGGGCCAGCATTCCGCCGGCCAGGGTTCCCTTGAGCGGGACGACCAACAGGCCGCCCGTCATGCACTGGTCAAGCCAGGAGTCGGGGACGCGCCGCACCGAGCAGGTGGCGATGAGGCGGTCGAACGGCGCGTGTCCGGGCGCGCCCGCCGCCCCGTCGGCCGCCCGCACCACCGGCGACAGCCCCAGCGCGCCCAACCGTTCCTCGGCCGCGGCGGTCAGGCGCGCGGAGACGTCCACGGTCACCACGTTCTCCGCCCCGGCGAGCCGGCACAGCAGCGCCGCGTTGTACCCCGTCCCGGTACCGATCTCCAGCACCCGCGCGCCCGGCTCGACGTCCAGGGCGTCGAGCATGTCGGCCATCAGGCTCGGCGCGGTCGAGGACGAGGTGGGGACGCCCGTGACGGCCTCCGTCCCGGCGTCCTCCGCGTGCACCCCGTCCACCTCGGTGATCAGGGAGTCGTCCGCGTACACCCGGGCCGCCCACTCCCGGGCGTCCCCGTCCGACCTGCGCCAGGGGACGAAGCGCTCCCCGTCCCTGCGGTAGAACACCGGGACGAACGGATGGCGCGGCACGTTCAGGAAGGTCTCGGCGAGCCGGGAGGAGAGGACCACACCTCCCTCGTCCATCCGCCGCACCAGTTCGACTCTCGCCTCGATGAGGTCTCCGTCGTCCTCGCCCCCGTCCGAGTTCACGTCCCTTTCCCTTCCAGCCAGTCGGCGACGGCGGCCGTGATCGGCAGACCGGTCGCCTGCTCCACGAACCCGAACTGCCCGCCCGGGTTCACCTCCAGGAAGCACCATTCCCCGTCGGGCGTGACGACGAAGTCGAACGCGCCGTAGGGGAGCCCGAGGGTGTCCATCGTCCGGCGTACTCCGGCGGCGACGGCCGCCGGCGGCTCGCACACCCGGTAACTGTGGCCGGCGTAGTCGCTGCGCCAGTCCACGTGTCCGGCCGCCGAGTCCACGTGGATCTCGGTGGCGAAGAGCCGTCCGCCGACGGCCGTCAGCCGCACCTCGTACGCCTTGGGCACCCACTCCTGGAACAGGTGCGCCGTGGTGGCCACGTCCGGGTGCGACAGGTCCTCGACGCCGACGACGCTGGTGTACGTCGCCACCGACTCCCCGCCGGCCGTCCCGCGCACGGGCGTGAACGGCTTGAACACCAGCGGGCCGCCGAGCGCGTCGCCGAACTCCCGTGCCGCATCCGGGTCGTTGGTGATCAGCGTGCGCGGCACGGTCAGTCCGGACTCGGCCGCGACGCGCAGTTGCAGCGGCTTGTACTCGGCGTCGGCGGCCCGGCCCGGCGGCGGCAGCCACCGGACCGGCAGCGCCGTCAGCAGTCCGCCGAAACCGCGTCGCGCCTCCCGTTCCGCCACCGCGCGCGCGTCGGGCGACATGGCGTCGGGGAACCGGGGCCGGGCCGGCCTGCGGTAGTAGACGCTCCGCACGGACCGCAGTTCCAGCGTCCGGCGCTCCGTGCGGAGCGTGCCGCCCCACTCCGTCCCCTCGAACCTCGCGGCGAGCGCCAGTCGCTGCGGGAAGTCCGCCAGGTCGGTGCGGAAGACGGGCACGGAGCGCCGGTTCAGCTCCTCGACCACCAGGTCGGCGGTGGGGTCGAAGCGGCCCGCCAGGACGAGGACCGTTCCGGCCGTGGTCATCGGTCGTCCGTCATCGGTCGTCCCTCATCGGTCGTCCGTCACGGTCCGCCGGCCGTCAGTCGTCGCTCGGGCCCGGGTCGTCCGGCGCGTCCAACTCGCCGGTGGGCTGCGTCGGTCCGTAGGTCTTCGGCGGGTTCCGCGTCATGAAGACCCCCGGTGGAAGCCCCTGGTAGACGCCGGTCTGCGTCTCCTCGTCGTAGGCGATGTCCTCCGGCAGCACACCGCCCGAGCCGGAGACGGCGGTGAGGAACCGGAAGGCGAGCGGTGCCGGGCCCCGGTGGTCGGTCAGGTCCGGCAGGTCCGGAGCCGCGCCCCGGTCCAGCGGGAATCTGTCCTCCGGTCTGTCCAGGACCAGGCCGGTCCCGGTGCGCTCGTCCAGGATTGTCGTGCTCATGACTCCCCCTTCTGCTTGGAGGGGACGGCGCTCCTCGCGCCCGCCCGGCCACCGGCCCCCGCTCGGCGGAACGTCCCCGTGGTGAGTTTCTCCGTCCCACGGCGGCCGTAAGCCGGTTTTCCGGCCATGCTGCGACCCCCCGCCCCGCCCAGCGACCGGACGGAGATCCGGTAGCGCAGGCCGTCGCCGTCCGGGACGGTGAGGACGTAGAGGCCGCCGTCCTCCAGGGCCCGCAGGGCGTCACGGTGCGCGACCCCGTCCGACGGCCAACGGCGCAGGAGCGCGGCGGCGTCCGGGCCGGCCCCGTCGTACGGGCGGAGCAGACCGGAGGACGCCCAACGGGCGTGGGGCGACGGGTCGATGCGATCGGCCAGGCGCGGGGCCTGGGCACGTATCCAGCGCAGGGCACGACGAGGACTGCGGGCCCGGTGACCGCCCAGCAGCCACTCCCGGCGGGTGCCCTCCTCCACGACGGTGGCCTCGCACCACACGCCGCCGGACGCGTACGGGGCGCGGGCGGAGGCGAGGGTGAAGCCGATCAGGGCCGCGCTGACGGCCGTGATCAGTCCGCCCAGGCACACGGCGATGAAGTCCACGGCGCTCACGTCCCCTCGCGCGCGGCGCGCAGTTCGAACCAGACCCGTTTGCCGGCCGGCTCCGCCCCGCCCGTCCAGCTCACGCCCCAGGCGTGGCTGAGGGTCTCGACCAGGTACAACCCGCGTCCGGTGGTGTCGTCCGCGTCCGCGCGGCGCGAGCGCGGGACGCCGCGCTGGTCGCCGTCCCAGACGGAGACGGTCACGCCCAGGCGCGTGACGGCGGCCTCCACCGACAGGTGCGGTACACGGGTGTGCACGACCACGTTGGTCACCACGTCGCTGACCAGCGTGCGGGCGGTGTCCAACAGTCCGTGGTGCCCGGCGGCCCACAGCCAGGCCGCGACCGCCTCACGGGCCACTCTGGGGGTGGTCGGTATGGCGGGGGCGGTCAGCCGGTAGTGGGTGGTGGGGCTGTTCGACGTGGTCACGGTCATCCGTGCCTCCTGCGCGGTTCGTCTACGAGGTACCGGCACGCGCGTCCACCAC carries:
- a CDS encoding methyltransferase domain-containing protein, translated to MNSDGGEDDGDLIEARVELVRRMDEGGVVLSSRLAETFLNVPRHPFVPVFYRRDGERFVPWRRSDGDAREWAARVYADDSLITEVDGVHAEDAGTEAVTGVPTSSSTAPSLMADMLDALDVEPGARVLEIGTGTGYNAALLCRLAGAENVVTVDVSARLTAAAEERLGALGLSPVVRAADGAAGAPGHAPFDRLIATCSVRRVPDSWLDQCMTGGLLVVPLKGTLAGGMLARLTKLPDGTAAGHLLHTPAAFMPLLSGPRPAAAPPEPADGHHRGSPLSGSVLDDWTFSFFAQLHLGPTVERDHHRTDDGRHVTTLHDPEDGSRTRVTDHGRRSGAAVVAAGPRDLWERVERAHARWRTLNRPRREWFTVRVTPRAQTLAYAEPGGRTHTWEL
- a CDS encoding ATP-binding protein, with amino-acid sequence MTVTTSNSPTTHYRLTAPAIPTTPRVAREAVAAWLWAAGHHGLLDTARTLVSDVVTNVVVHTRVPHLSVEAAVTRLGVTVSVWDGDQRGVPRSRRADADDTTGRGLYLVETLSHAWGVSWTGGAEPAGKRVWFELRAAREGT
- the tgmB gene encoding ATP-grasp ribosomal peptide maturase, which produces MTTAGTVLVLAGRFDPTADLVVEELNRRSVPVFRTDLADFPQRLALAARFEGTEWGGTLRTERRTLELRSVRSVYYRRPARPRFPDAMSPDARAVAEREARRGFGGLLTALPVRWLPPPGRAADAEYKPLQLRVAAESGLTVPRTLITNDPDAAREFGDALGGPLVFKPFTPVRGTAGGESVATYTSVVGVEDLSHPDVATTAHLFQEWVPKAYEVRLTAVGGRLFATEIHVDSAAGHVDWRSDYAGHSYRVCEPPAAVAAGVRRTMDTLGLPYGAFDFVVTPDGEWCFLEVNPGGQFGFVEQATGLPITAAVADWLEGKGT